Proteins encoded by one window of Ruminococcaceae bacterium R-25:
- a CDS encoding glycosyltransferase involved in cell wall biosynthesis has protein sequence MQKLLSVAIPSYNSEDYVSRAIESLLPGKEQVEIIVVDDGSTDDTSRIAEEYIEKYPDTVRLIKKENGGHGDAVMAGLSAATGLYFRVLDSDDWLEKESLLKLLKVLEEMRDPEKAADLVITNYVYEKVNEGKSHPIHYRKTLPTGRLFGWDEVGKWATGSYILMHSATYKTELARNSGMKLPKHTFYVDHLFVCYPMMKVEKMYYLDVDLYRYFIGREDQSVNEKVMLSRMDQQLKVNRLMLYELDTDSIKNKAQREYLYYYTEIVTLATVSFLLRLGTKEDEQVMQSFLDEVQEKRPVYYEWLCQKPFTRHMIGPVRRWPHWFCYPVYRFCYLVARKLFGFN, from the coding sequence ATGCAGAAGCTTTTATCTGTGGCGATACCCTCCTATAACTCGGAAGATTATGTCAGCAGAGCTATCGAGAGTCTGCTGCCGGGTAAGGAGCAGGTGGAGATCATTGTCGTTGACGACGGTTCGACTGATGATACATCCAGGATCGCTGAAGAATATATAGAAAAATATCCTGATACCGTGCGCCTTATCAAGAAAGAGAACGGCGGTCACGGCGATGCTGTTATGGCAGGTCTTAGCGCAGCTACAGGCCTTTATTTCAGGGTCCTTGATTCTGATGACTGGCTCGAAAAAGAGTCTTTGTTAAAGCTCCTTAAGGTTCTTGAAGAGATGAGAGATCCCGAAAAGGCAGCAGATCTCGTTATCACCAATTACGTTTATGAGAAAGTAAACGAGGGCAAGAGCCACCCGATCCATTACAGAAAGACGCTTCCTACCGGCAGGCTTTTCGGCTGGGACGAAGTAGGCAAGTGGGCCACAGGTTCTTATATCCTGATGCACTCTGCGACATATAAGACCGAGCTCGCCAGAAACAGCGGAATGAAGCTTCCGAAGCACACTTTTTATGTAGACCACCTTTTCGTATGCTACCCCATGATGAAGGTCGAAAAGATGTACTATCTGGACGTCGACCTTTACCGTTATTTCATCGGCCGTGAAGACCAGTCCGTAAATGAGAAGGTAATGCTCAGCCGTATGGACCAGCAGCTCAAGGTTAACCGCCTCATGCTCTATGAGCTCGACACGGATTCCATTAAGAATAAAGCACAGAGAGAATATCTCTATTACTATACCGAGATCGTTACGCTCGCTACTGTTTCATTCCTTCTCCGTCTTGGCACAAAAGAAGACGAGCAGGTAATGCAGTCTTTCCTTGATGAAGTTCAGGAAAAGCGCCCGGTCTATTACGAGTGGCTCTGCCAAAAGCCTTTTACGCGCCACATGATCGGCCCTGTCAGAAGATGGCCGCACTGGTTCTGCTATCCTGTTTACCGTTTCTGCTACCTGGTAGCAAGAAAGCTTTTCGGATTCAATTAA